The following is a genomic window from Malus sylvestris chromosome 7, drMalSylv7.2, whole genome shotgun sequence.
TATtgcagaaggagaaagaagaggacttatgttttaaaataacTTGGCCAAACGCACCGTTTTGAGCCAAGCcaataaaaaaagttttaaaagcACTGCCAACTGCTCTTCTCATTGTGATTGGACATCCCTTAGACTCCACGTGATGGGTTTTTAATCAATTCCCAAGTAAAAAACAATTTAGagattttaataaaaaggagaGAGTAAATTAAGTGGGTCCCAATCTCACTCAAGTAAACATTTCGTTTTACCTTTGGTGTTTTGCCTTTTGCTATGCACCTTTGCCATTTGGTTGCTGTTTCTAAagatattttaattatattcgTTTATTGTAATTCgtgcggttagaaattattgtaatttttttatttaaaattgaatataaacaatacctGACAAAAATATCCTCATTCGCCAGCAAAGATACTTTGGGATTCCTCAACTCTTCTAGCCAGCAAAAAACCTTTGAACTTACCCTATTCTCTATCCCTTGACATTAGGGCTTAGCCTTTAGGTTTGCAAACGTCTGCCATTCTTCTTTTGatcccaaaaccctaattagggTTTAGTTATGCAAGCTTTTCATGGGGACGTTGGTTTATTTATTAGTGCATGTTGTAAGGACGTGTCACTTAAGTGTTTAACACaatgtttatttatgttttaatcGTAAAAGTTTTGATAGTCTTGCATTCACGATAAGAGTTATACATATTTAGTTGTactcatttttattttggtaGACATATAAATAGTAATGACTTTGTCGTTTATTTCTTTCAGtattattttggttttattttatttaatatttttgctATAAAATTAGGACCACCCGATGCTAAAATTCTGAATCCGCCACTGCTACAAACAgggcccactttaaaagttataataacttcagtcgttggatcaaatttcaatagtccGAAATCCCGGACTTAATGGATTAGAATGGAAGCAATCCGGAAATGACCCATTTCCGAAGAAAAGTAATCTTTCCAGAACCAAAAGAGGTACAAAGGTCTCCCCTCTTGAAAAAAACTTCTTCACCAACCAGTAACAAAACTTCTTCACCAACCACGCAAAAGTATTAAAAATTTAAGAGAGATAAGTTGTGCAAGGtgtttaattaaaatatttgttCACCAATTTAGATTTTCATTGATTAGTTTTCGCTTTCCACAGTACAATTGACTAAAGTAGGATGTATTAAGATATAACTAGTCTTCATGCACGTGCTCATGCTAAAGGTATTTTTGGAATCACAGCATGCTACGCGTGACTGACACgtgttaaatgtatttatatgtgtaaattgacaaaaggaaagtcaaatatttgaagtaaatgaataatattagatcatgctagaagaaacccttcataaaccaattaaagcagctgaattcacataataaaatcgatctccatagaatttacattaagaatagagaaaataatatcgaATGAACAACTgcttgaattacattattgctagaccattgtgaggctaagcccaccccctcccccttagtgtagagcGCGtgcaaaaaacatttttttgaaTCATGGCATGCTACGCacgacttacacgttttaaatgtatttatatgcgtaaattgataaaagaaaagtcaaatatttgaagtaaatgaataatcttacaTCACGCTAGAAGAAACCTCTCATAAACTAATTGGAGCAActgaatccacataataaaatcgatcTCTAcagaatttatattaagaatagagaaaataatatttaataaacaacttattaaatcacactattgctagcccattgtaaggctaagcaCACatcctcccccttagtgtagataatatcgtttgttaaaaaaaaaaacattcatttgacaactaagttaatgttaataaacaactgattgaatcacactATTGCTAGCTCATATGAGGCTAAATCCACTCCCTTCCCCTTTAGTAtacataatattgtttgttaaaaaaaaaacaatcatttgacaattaatttaatcacattattatccgtgtgGGAAGtaccttttttataactggcattacacgactcttaagatgttttgaacgtatttaaaaatagagaaaataatattttctgAAATtggattgaatcatattattgctagcctatttaaaaaaataaaaaataaaatatgtacAAATTTATCACCGGTGCTAcgcgcctcttaagatgttttgaacacaaCATtcatgattttccttattttttattatatttttctttcatcttcacttgggcaccatcaactttcactcatccttccatttttttattcttttctctcttcccatttatatttagagtaaactgtcgatttgccccctaaaCTTTCACtgaactttcgatttcccccctgaacttttcgaTTGGaaaatttcccccctgaactaatttttttagccaatttgccccctaccgttagtttttcaaacattccatccaaatttctgttaagtgagaccatgtgcacaacatatgagggtagttaagtcatttcactcttaaaaatgattaaaaaactgaaaatttccCTCTAATTCatatcctcaattttatttttcactcatTCCTATGTATAAAAAATGACATacggtgttattgtcttcatggCATGAACATTCTAGTaattttacattattaaaaaaaatgattaaacaaaaacagatcgaagaaaagaaaaaaaaaatacaaaaaccccAGCCACCACCACTTCCTTTCCGCACCCCCATCACCCACCCCTACGACATCCTCCCCCTACCCTCATCTCCCTCAACCGTAACCCCACTCCCTGATTTGGCCCCACCCTCTGCTACCCCAATGACCCAACCCTCTTCCTGCAtcacaaatctctctctctctctctctctctctctctctctctctctcttctctctctctctctcttcccactTTCTTCGTTCCTTGCATTGTTCGTAGAATAACAAATAGAGAGGGGAAGGAGAGTCTCTGTGTGTGGGAAGGGGGAGGACCGGATATGGTGGTTGATGGGTCTCAGGGGTGGGAGGAGGTGGTAATTGTGGGTACAAGGAGATCGGCGGTAGAGGTAAAAAATagagggaattttttttttaaattttttttcagttttttaatcatttttaagagtaaaatgacttaactaccctcatatattgtgcacatggtctcacttaacagaaatttggatggaatatttgaaaaactaacggtaaggggcaaattggctaaaaaaattagttcaggggggaaattttCCAAtcgaaaagttcaggggggaaatcgaaagttcgGTGAAAGtttagggggcaaatcgacagtttactcttatatttatattttattttataatgatcaaatttcccatgtattatttgatatattatattgggttgcttttggatttttttggttGTGAGTCAATTTTGTCCTAATATTTTTGTCGAAGTCATGACACCAAATCGGCAATATTCATTGCCCTATtcgctatatatatatatatatatatatatatatatataatagatagATGTTGAACGTTCCACTAAATACATTATCATCACTACTACAAGATATATATAATAGATAGATGTTGAATGTTCCACTAAATACATTATCATATCATCACTACTATAAGATATATTTGTTGTCTTGACATGAACGGTGGAGATTGCATCAAGgggttttaaattaaactatttgAGTAACGTGCAACATTTTTTCTCCCAGACAATACTGTTAGAGCGAGGCTCACAATAGCTTCATTCATTTGCCCACAAGACGATGCTCTGATACGCCCGCAAAAAACTCTCACAGAGGATAGgtctttattttttctttatggCAGCACAGACACATGCTCTGTCCGTCATACACCAGGTTTTTTCATGTTTTACACCCCATTGCAAGCTTATGAATCCAAATTTATAACATACAACGAACATAAAATCACTtttttattacatttttttgtttgttataaACCTAGTTATGGTGAAAAACGTGCGACCACCATATCAAAATAAAAGCAATACGAATGCAGACGGCAGCTTGTATACCACTGCCAAAGTTATACTCAAATCTTCTTAAGAAACTCAATGACATAGGTGTTGAAAGCGGAGCAGATGACGCGGAAGCCTTTGAATCCAGATCCCTTAGCCAAGGCCTCAAACTCCTTCTCCGTCCGCTCTTTTCCTCCGGGGTTGTAACCTTACATGATCACGTCGAGATTGACAACTCCCTTGGTGGCCAGGCTGCTGTCTGCAGCTACTGGAAGAATGCCTTCAGCAAGAATCTCCTTCCCATTGTCAGGGAGTGCGGTATAACAGTTCTTCAAAAATTTCAAGCAATGATCGTCACTCTAGTCGTGACATATCGACTGTAAGATTGCATACATGATTTGTGACTAGTTCCAAATTATTATGCAACTAAGCTCTTATAAGAAATTGATATTAGCACTACAAAGTAGTCATCAACTCTCTTTTTGATAAATAATAACAAACCTTCATGAAAATTGCATCTCCCTTTGGAACACTTGCAAACATGTCTCCTCCAACATGCTCCACACCTACATCCAACATCCATAGATCTCATATTCATTAGGATAAATGATAATAGTACAAACATAAGCAATATTAAGGGAGGAGAAATCGAACTTGAGAGAGATAGAGGTAAAGGTAAATGCTTTTAAGTAATTGAACTATAAGCATTATCAAAATGAAGAACATACCAAGAAATTTGGGAGCATCTTCTATGACATGAGGCAAGTCGAAGTTGATACCCTTAATCTATGACATGAGGCAAGTCGAAGTTAATAACTCACAAGCATCAAATAATAAGGAATTGTTGACATAATTCTTGTATTGATGTGGATTACGCTATTTAGCAAGGCAGTATCCTCTTATGTTCGAGTATACAGTTTTATTCCGACATTCTTACGAAAATGATGGAGGAGGGGATTTAAATCACCTCTAGCAAATTAACCTAACTCACATTCGAGCTTTATGGAAGAATAGAATAATTAAAGTGTTAAACAATGGAGTCATACAAAGGAAAAATGTTAAGATATAATTAGATTATcctacattttttttctaacttgtttaaattaaacATATGTTCCTTTACAAAATTCCTCAAACTGTACAAGAATGATCAATTTCCAGTCATGTCTGTCCCCAACGACCAAATCGGGCAAAAGTAATAtgaacaaagaagaaaatagtAGAGAAAGATAAAGAGAAAGGTTAAGTAGACTCTTTTACAGTGGAATATCTTACGGACTCTTCGTCATATTATtttttgacataatattttataatgttggtatAAAAAATGTGTCAAAAATATGAGAGACGGATGGTCTATGAAGAATCTCCTTAATTTCCCATAAAGAAATGTTAAGCAGACTCTCCATGGATTCTCTGACAACTTATGTTTTTAgcataaattttataatattggtaCAAAAAATGAATGGAAATTGAGGTGGTAGAGAGTTTATAGAAAGTCTCATTTTGATAGAATCTTTGTATCATATATCTTAGTACAAAGGATAATGTTGGGTAGATTAACCTTTTAGACAAAATTTGTAACTGAtttgatgtgtcaccaataaaaataaacatgttaatcaaAATATCAATAAACACATTATATAGTTTATAAAATGAGAAATGTTAAGGCAACTCTCAATGGACTCTCTGAcacctcatgtttttggcaaaatgttttataatgttgataagaaaattaacgttaaactgtaAAGTGGCAGAGAGTTTATGGAAAGTGTCACTTTTAGAGAGGcctcttagcatttctcttataAATTATGTATTAAATAGATAGTCTCCATAACATTACTCTACTCTACTAataagggtaatgctagagagactaaatttttaaactaaatgttgtaaattaaatgatatagttgtgatgattagattattacttaaatgttgattaacgttATTTGTTATTGATAGCACATAATTTAacttgcaaatttagtttaacaaATTAGTCTACTTAATAACCCCCTAAAAATATAGATAACAGTCACATACTCAAGGCCCAACTCACATTTAGTAacatttttatgattttattatgATGAACCTGTTTAAAACCCATTATTAATGTTGGTTTAGGATCAAATTAGGATGATAAATTAGGAACTTTAATAAAAagttcccggtactgttcactttaacgaaaaaccacatttttacactaaaaagttcaattctggtactattcactttaccctttattttgtgcttatcgttaaaactcaaagttttcaagtcattttcattagttttcctgataaattaagaaaaagagtGGTAATTACCAGCTCTCCATAAGGACCTTGTCCTGACTCATGAGGCAAAGAGGAGCAATGGAAACACCATCCTCGTTCTATGTCAAGAACTTGCAGATGGGGCCGAGGCCGTACAACCGCTCGACATTGTCGTCGGGAAGCATGCTGAGGGAGTAAGTGAGGATGGAGTAGCTGACCAGGAGGTGCATCATGCGGTCCAGCATGACGGGGTCGTCAGGGTTCTTGGTCGGCAACTGCGAAGCTAAGTCCGTCGGAGAAACGAAAGTGCCAAGCCCGGCTTTCGCCATGATCTCGAGGAGGTCGAGCTCGAGGGCTGCCTTGAGCACTATGGGGAGAAAGGGGGCGTTGACTAGCTGCATGGCGAAGAGGTTTGTTTCTTCGTCGGAGACTTGGGTTGGAGTCGTCTGAGCTTCTCCGGTCGATCCCATTTTTTGGATTTGGtgttgggagagagagagagagagagagagagagagagagagagagagagagaagggaggagaAGAGGAGATGAGGAGATGACGAGGAGGAATGAGGGTAGAAGAGATGGGTGTGCTAACTAGCAATATATAAGGATTTATTTAGTCACCCACCACCTTGCCTTATTAATAATATATAAGGATTTGTTTACTCACCCACCACCTTGCCTTATTAATCCGTAATTAGATTGAGAGGAGCTGAATTGAGAAGGAAATGAATTGAGAAGGAATTGGAATGAGGtgaaatcataatcaagttCATGTTAAAGACGTTTACTAAAATTGGTTGAAATCAAAGTATGAATGATATTGATATATAaaaattgtttactaattcacatgAATCGGAATAAAAATTAATGTGATTACTAAAATACGCCTAttgtaattaatttattttatatctaattatttttagtaaaactaATATTCTTTCATTTTTCAGTAGAGAGAATaactatttttttcattttctagtAACTTTTATTCTTTCATTGGTCCTTATCAGTTACCAACATAAAATAAactccaagaaaaaaaaattcactcaCTATCCTCTCTGCTGTTGTGCCGACCCATCCATTTCTAAATTTCCCAggcacatctctctctcttcccctatCTTCCCCATCTTTCTTTGCTGACCCACCCCTTTCCAAAATTCCCCAGGCATCTCTCTCTCGTCCCCATCTTTATCTGCTACCGACCCACCCCTGATCGCGAGACCActatctttccttttctttggtCTTCATCGAGAACGCGAGCCTTGTTAAGCAATGGCTTGAAGGCAACACCCACCTATGGCCAACTATCACAATCACAACGGTTGCAAACACTGGCACCGTTCTCATCTTTGGAGTTCGAGGGTATTACCTTTATAAAATTTGGATTCTTGATGTACACCATTTCTAGGAATTCAAATACCTCATCCCACTCAAGAATTGGACTCCGACATTTCAAGAGTTGAATTCCTGATTTTGTGCTGGTCCCACAATTATTTGAATTCCTGATGGTTTGGTAACCGCTAAAATGATTGGGGATATGTGCAATTTTAGTTCCCACCATCCCATTCCCCTTTGGTAAACATGCCTTTCATGTGGTACCAAGTTTTCAACCACCATGCAGGACCCCACATGCCTCCCACAAGTCTTACCTTTTAAGTCTAACTTTATACTATACTCTTTatctggttttgttttgttttatttccttTTAGGGATCCTTAAGAGTATTTATACTTATATTTAAGGTAAAAatttgttattagcactccaaaaatctcatttagcactccaaattttctataattaaaaagaaaaatacacttaaaaggaatgtaaaatgagatttttgaagtgctaataaaaaTTCCCTTAAGGTATtgtgtttaatatttttctctcttagatttgtttttgaaaaatatATGAACAAACTTAATGATTATTTACATATCCAAACTTTGATGGCGAGTCAGGGCACAATAGAAATGTTGATCCTGTGTAACCGGAAAGTCATGGGTTCAAGTTGTGGAAACAACCTCTTTACAACGTAAGAATAATAATGCGTACGATAAACGTTTATCAACACAAAACGGAAAGTCTTGTTGGCTTGCAGGCCCTTTACAAATCCAAAACTTTCCTATCAAAAAGTGTAGTTTTCTTCAATACAATGTTATACTCGATGGTTTAAATTAACGCAAACGCATTTCACACCAGTATGTCTACTGATATATTGTTCTCTTGGAGTTGAAGTTGGGAGAACTGGAAAAAAAATAGTGAATTGCTCCCTTTTGAAGTCCTTGTAGCTGGTGATAGAGCATAGTTTACAATAAGGTTGTtgtcatttatttattatatgttATGGTGTTTGAAAAGTTTTTAAGTCCAAAGTTTTTCTCCCTAGTTGATTCGGCAAAACAAGTTACTTAATCTAAGCAATtgtgaaatgaaacaaagaggCTGGAACGACATTGGACAAACTATAAAAGAACAATTTGCATGGAACGAATTTATCGTTATTGTATTACTTTAGTTCAATAATGTAATAAAATGTCTAAAATAATTTACACTAAcattatataataaaaatgaaacgACACGTGATGATAACACATTCCATATAAATCCTTACAGTATTTTTTATCAAGCATCATATTTTCGTCAAGCTCAAAAGATAATATACTAAATTGAGATGATGTCATTGCCATCGTTTGTGTTGTCCTGACTAATCCATGAAAGGGATCGGTTGTCTTGGCAATTTACAAATaggaaacaaataattaaaaaatatgtgaTAATTGTTGTAGTCTTATTAaattatgaatgtgattgtgtaaatcatagTGTATCTAGAGGTATCTTGAAATATTCTCTAGggttagatattatcctattagagttgtaatcctattggggtaaggaatttacctttcctactactataaataaaggcacaatggggtggaatagaacatatctcacaattacacatctatcTCTTCTCTTTCTATGCAGCACTCTCTCTTAACttttcagtaaattatgcctacagcATGTTATCAACACACTCTTGACGCTGCGCTACAGAGAGTTTGTTCTTCAATCATGGAAATATtacattttaatcattctttttatgattactttattattttattgaattgatctacatgttattgattcgatttaatttttctttgttgtacgtgatacaacgcattggagatgcaattccggctttTAGAGAAGGATATTCTAGAAATTCAAAGGCTtagttgttttctgccaatcaggtttctttaaaataaattaagatatttgaaacgaccgtGAAACATGAAAGCATTCCCCATGATGTATGAAcaccctatatttatattttcctttcaattatatatattgcatatgggttcatatattttgtcaatatatatacacacacacacatatacttGTTCATGCAATACGCAATTAtactatgtggaatttgtgagtcaaagcatcgaaattaatttagaagcaattagggtttttaaccctagaatttgaaaaaacaaatttaaaaaaaaaatactgggATTCTTGTAGCATAGGTCGCGGCTTGCCGTCATGCCACCAGAGCACCACTGCTGGCTTGCAGCCAGCCGTGTTGAGCACGCCCCCTGGAATGACGTCGTTTTGACATCTAGACTATGCAGCAACCCTTTAGGCTTTGCTACGCCTACACGGACACCAGGCCTCGGCCTGGTAAGGTTTACCGTAGGCCCGCAACCCCTCCCGCCCAAACCAACAACTTTTGAGTTGTTGGGCTTTGTCCCTAGTCCCTGGCCCAAACCTGCCAACAGTCTTAGGCTGCTGGGTTTGCACTGCACATAGCCCAAATTGAAGCTAGCCCGCGGCTGGGCTTCATACGCACCTATCCCAGGCAAGCCCTATGTTGGGCCTGTACTCCCCGCACCTTTTTGTGGCTTAGAACCAACAGTCTAGCTGCTAGGCCTATCCCAGACCTACGACTCGTGGCCTGCAGCCATGATTGGGCTATCTTACAACCAACATGTGGCCTACTAAGCCTTTTTAGGGCCTTGCCTTGTACACGGTACCCTAGCCCACTGGGATTGGGCTATAATTTTTCGAAACCAATGTTATTCTTTGGCATTCCCGCTAATATTAACctgaatgttattattatttttcttctacgATCAAACCTGAATGGTTATGAtctattaaattatttaaagtGACTagtagtccattaatctgacaattaatccaaaattattggcctgaAGCCCACTTTTTGGCAATTAACGATTCagtaaattatttcttttctttaacCTGTTGACTCCATTTCGTAGTTccgaagcactcacacttgagttcctgaagcaatctaaatccactacacttagttgtttattgtattttgtgttcttacagATACCTCCTTttatgaaccagaagttcataaaacaaattgaacttgtggatacaaatttcttcctccttgttcttggacaaaactacacctacaaaataaataacaccttaggtcaaggtcaAGAGCCTCACGTGTCCACGATGAATggagggggctttggccgaagaacctccgatgtcaaagttagaattttgagggaaaaatgtttggagaatttagcaagagaattgaaattgagttttggagagaatgaggtagtatttataggggtgtggccggcccctttaggAGGAGGAGGACCGGCCACTTGGTTGGTATTTTGGGTGAGGTTCATGATTTGTAGCCAATTAtgaataattgaataataaatcaatttattagctaattaatagaataatttcctaattgattagctaattaatataatcaaaGATGAAtgatttgggagttaccttgtggagaggatttgatgaggatggatgaaataggtttcgaattattacctattttggacacttttgacttgattgagggatgattaCCCACTACTCGTGTGTAGGAGTCCCGGTGtgccttgagggtaattttgtcatttttacctaaaaatccacatgttgccttgtgattatttttggctccacataacctatagtttcaaatttagtgcctttgaaacctgaagtttttataaaacaaaTACACACATGAATTGCTAAGGGTTGAGTGTGCTTGCAGTGAGGGCCCCAACATTGCAGGTTTGGTCGCTTGACTCGCCTCACAAGCACGTAAACTACGTGCGcctaacacacaaaaataataataataaaacatggCTAACGCCAGTTCCACTTAGGCGCTGAGTTGGGCTATTCATGCTCGATTAAGCAGTCGGATTCTGCTTCCTTCCACTGTAGCTCGACTCATTGGGGTGGGGTGGAAAGGATTTTGGGGGTTTTGAGGGATTTAGTCACCCAACTGCTTGAGCAATTGAGAATAGTGGACTTGCCCTTATTACCATTGTTGTTTTGTGAGTCTCACACACATAAACGATTTGAATCAGTTTCAAAATTAATCTAAATAATCCTATGGAAATTGATCATTTCAATGACCAAACAAAAAAGGTTAATAATTTCTGGACTTTGAATAATACTATGTTAATGTCAATATCTGCTCAAACTAATCACTCTCTCTGAATCTTTTGGTAAGGATCATGGGGATCCGTAAATTGTGTCCGTTTATAGCACATCATGcggtcaatttttgtcaagtactatttatgtttatttttaaataaaaatatttaaaatgatttctaactgtacgatgtatgatgaatggaCACAATTCACAGATCCTCGGATCCGGACTCTCAAACTCCATGAGGTAAATCGATAAATGGTATTATTTAATTGGCTAGGGTTTGACAAACAACAGGGAATCACTGTCACATCTCTTCTAATATTTTGAACATGTTGACGACAGATCGGATGCAGCTCTTGGTGACAAAAACAAATTCCAATTCCACCTCTTAGTTGGATTGCTCTCTTTTTGTTTGGAAGAAAAGGGAAAatgatcctcttcggatccatTCCTCCTAATTCACGAAGTCCGGGGAttcggaccattgaaatttgatccaacggctacaaacagggacccactttaaaagttataataacttttgccgttggatcaaatttcaatggcccgaATCCTCAAACTTGGTGGATTAGGTGAAAGAGATCCGAAAATGATCCATTTCTGAAGAAAAGTAATCTTTCTAGAACCAAAAGAGGTACAAAGGTCTCCCCTCTTTAAAAAAACGTCTTCACCAACCATTAACAAAACTTCTTCACCAACCATGCAAAAGTATTAAAAATTTAAGAGAGATTAGTTGTGcaaaatgtttaattaaaatatttgcTCACCAATTTAGATTTTCATTGATTAGTTTGCGCTTTCCACAATACAAATGCCTAAAGTATGATGTATTAAGATATGACTAGCCTTCATGTAGGCCTTCTTACGCTTGCAGAAGGCATTTTTTTAATCACAGCGTGCTACTCGCGACTtatacgttttaaatgtatttatatgcgtaaattgacaaaaggaaagtcaaatatttgattaaatgaataatcttagatcatgttagaagaaacccctcataaaccaattaaagcagctgaattcacataataaaatcggtctctatataatttacattaagaatagagaaaataatattaaatgaacaactgattgaatcacattattgctagactattgtgaggctaagcccatcccttcccccttagtgtagagcGCGTACATAAGAcatttttttgaatcacggcgtgCTACGCACGACTTccacattttaaatgtatttatatgc
Proteins encoded in this region:
- the LOC126630320 gene encoding caffeic acid 3-O-methyltransferase-like, whose product is MGSTGEAQTTPTQVSDEETNLFAMQLVNAPFLPIVLKAALELDLLEIMAKAGLGTFVSPTDLASQLPTKNPDDPVMLDRMMHLLVSYSILTYSLSMLPDDNVERLYGLGPICKFLT